A window of the Lactuca sativa cultivar Salinas chromosome 5, Lsat_Salinas_v11, whole genome shotgun sequence genome harbors these coding sequences:
- the LOC111897917 gene encoding MLP-like protein 423, protein MATTGKLDVEVKVKSESEKFWKSIKDDVTILPKVCSKIYEKIEVVEGDGWSLGSVREIHYGEGMPFGKSRKEKIEEIDESKKKVVYSVIGGDIMEHYKTFKFSIEVIPEGEGSLVKWQCEYEKTSDEVPDPITGRDTAAENIKDIDAYLLKA, encoded by the exons ATGGCAACCACAGGGAAGCTTGATGTTGAAGTCAAGGTGAAATCAGAATCAGAAAAGTTCTGGAAAAGCATCAAGGATGATGTCACCATCCTCCCTAAAGTTTGCTCCAAAATTTACGAAAAAATTGAAGTTGTTGAAGGGGATGGATGGAGCCTTGGATCTGTCCGCGAGATTCACTATGGTGAAG GGATGCCATTTGGGAAGTCAAGGAAAGAGAAGATAGAagaaattgatgaatcaaagaaGAAAGTGGTTTACAGTGTGATTGGTGGGGATATAATGGAACACTACAAGACTTTCAAGTTTAGTATTGAGGTGATTCCCGAGGGAGAAGGAAGCCTTGTGAAATGGCAATGTGAGTATGAGAAAACAAGTGATGAGGTTCCAGATCCTATTACGGGTAGAGACACTGCTGCCGAGAATATCAAGGATATTGATGCTTATCTTCTTAAAGCATAA
- the LOC128125972 gene encoding uncharacterized protein LOC128125972, whose translation MGPFSTSLSASDLISYFVLSFRFDQIIWCIMSNSSVIDGDLYSSMSESEEEDVENSFFESGEFSSSVHDAQYFDDIIGEHVYKPDVPVQLILFKGLIFKSLKLAIKMYSEYAEIGGFDVRLSTQSRFDNKIIKKKHVICNRGGKQKKKSCDTLGTSGVRRKRNSNSRAIGCQAKIIFESVYGTPDYKVFQFDELHNHPLEKRAI comes from the exons ATGGGACCG TTTTCTACTTCTTTATCAGCTTCCGATTTGATCAG TTACTTCGTTTTGAGTTTCCGATTTGATCAG ATCATTTGGTGTATTATGTCGAATTCTAGTGTTATTGATGGTGATTTGTATTCTTCTATGAGTGAgagtgaagaagaagatgttgagAACTCATTTTTTGAAA GTGGTGAATTTTCAAGTTCAGTACATGATGCACAATATTTTGATGATATAATTGGAGAACATGTCTATAAGCCAGATGTACCTGTTCAACTTATTCTTTTTAAGGGTTTAATCTTCAAATCATTAAAGTTGGCTATCAAAATGTATTCTGAGTATGCTGAAATTGGTGGTTTTGATGTTAGACTGAGCACACAGTCAAGGTTTGATAACAAGATTATAAAGAAGAAACATGTTATATGTAATCGTGGTGGTAAACAGAAAAAGAAATCTTGTGACACATTAGGTACAAGTGGTGTTAGGAGGAAACGAAATTCAAATTCAAGAGCTATTGGTTGTCAAGCAAAGATTATATTTGAATCTGTGTATGGAACTCCAGATTATAAAGTTTTTCAGTTTGATGAACTTCACAACCATCCACTTGAGAAGAGAGCGATTTAA
- the LOC128125973 gene encoding protein FAR1-RELATED SEQUENCE 5-like, which translates to MSYSEKEFIVRASTSKIGPTMAHKLRASLRGGYEFVKPKVVDYKNLMRDINRVIGYKDAQMIVNTMNDRRAHYPNYSFEFNCQEDVLDCMFWADETEKAYYAEFGDVISFDATFRTNKYRMVFVPFTAIDHHKKSVTVGSRLLSNESIESYSWLLKAFLKTHGKEPTLVLTDQDAAIKQAVENMFCNSKHRLCMWHIMKKLKKKISDDLFTNTDFRKRFSKLVWDINMEPDVFEVKWGLLMKEFNLEDTRWFKDMFTIRDSWIPGYFSDIPMCGLMKTISRSESMNSFFNTYSESGNLLLNFMMNYDTTIQKQRNTQRELDRASKKASYKMQTPREIELQASKIYTSTLFFEVEIKAEEKEINCSCEHFKCMGVLCRHAFTIMMRCGVKEIPERYILERGERIFESCLDIVRDDKKRLALFAEKQQMLLKEFESEYISPGLKSKTDGEVVCKLLGVTIPIPEEINIHVPEVQSNKGSGIKKRIPSAGEVAYENSKKEHRMCSGCGKRVPHNLRTCPERVGVAKSTKDS; encoded by the exons atgtcatattcagaAAAAGAGTTTATTGTGCGTGcttccacatcaaaaataggtccaACTATGGCTCATAAGTTGAGGGCAAGTCTGAGAGGTGGGTATGAGTTTGTAAAGCCCAAAGTAGTTGACTATAAAAATTTAATGAGAGATATCAACAGGGTTATTGGTTATAAAGATGCCCAAATGATAGTAAACACAATGAATGACCGTCGAGCTCACTATCCAAATTACTCATTTGAGTTTAATTGTCAAGAGGATGTTTTGGACTGTATGTTTTGGGCTGATGAAACGGAGAAGGCATATTATGCTGAATTTGGTGATGTTATCTCGTTTGATGCGACTTTCCGAACAAACAA gTATCGAATGGTTTTTGTTCCGTTTACTGCTATTGACCATCATAAAAAATCGGTTACTGTTGGATCTAGGTTGCTAAGCAATGaaagcattgagtcttactcttgGTTGCTTAAAGCATTTCTTAAAACTCATGGGAAAGAACCAACACTTGTTTTAACTGATCAAGATGCTGCAATAAAACAAGCTGTTGAgaatatgttttgtaattcaaagCACCGATTATGTATGTGGCATAtaatgaaaaagttgaaaaaaaag aTATCAGATGATTTATTTACAAACACAGACTTTAGAAAAAGGTTTTCGAAGCTTGTTTGGGACATTAATATGGAACCTGATGTTTTTGAGGTGAAGTGGGGTTTGCTTATGAAGGAATTCAATCTTGAAGACACAAGATGGTTTAAAGACATGTTTACAATACGTGATTCATGGATACCTGGATATTTTAGTGATATTCCAATGTGTGGTTTGATGAAGACTATATCGAGGTCAGAGAGTATGAATTCATTCTTTAATACATATTCAGAAAGTGGGAACTTACTTTTGAATTTCATGATGAATTACGACACTACCATTCAAAAGCAAAGGAATACTCAACGAGAGCTTGATAGGGCATCAAAGAAAGCATCATATAAAATGCAAACACCTCGAGAAATAGAACTGCAAGCATCAAAGATTTATACAAGTACATTATTTTTTGAG GTTGAAATAAAAGCTGAAGAGAAAGAAATAAATTGCAGTTGTGAACATTTTAAGTGTATGGGTGTTTTATGCAGACATGCTTTTACAATAATGATGAGATGTGGTGTTAAAGAAATTCCTGAAAGATACATTTTGGAGAGAGGAGAAAGGAT TTTTGAATCATGTTTGGATATTGTAAGAGATGACAAAAAGAGATTGGCTTTGTTTGCTGAGAAACAACAAATGTTGTTGAAGGAATTTGAGAGTGAATATATTTCTCCTGGATTGAAAAGCAAGACAGATGGTGAAGTCGTATGCAAGCTTTTGGGTGTTACTATTCCTATTCCAGAAGAGATTAATATTCATGTTCCTGAAGTTCAAAGCAATAAAGGTTCTGGAATCAAGAAAAGAATTCCAAGTGCAGGTGAAGTAGCATATGAAAATTCTAAAAAAGAACATAGAATGTGTTCAGGATGTGGAAAGCGAGTTCCACACAATTTACGTACTTGTCCAGAAAGAGTTGGAGTTGCTAAATCAACAAAAGACAGTtag